Proteins encoded together in one Vigna angularis cultivar LongXiaoDou No.4 chromosome 5, ASM1680809v1, whole genome shotgun sequence window:
- the LOC108340701 gene encoding protein EARLY-RESPONSIVE TO DEHYDRATION 7, chloroplastic, whose protein sequence is MFQQNSFYPQVDLTNPEAASPFSHHSSSSSSSIYPTVETENLIAEEPNATQAMENVLVTVPGAILHLIEKDSSVHLASGDLTISSLGEGDKVVAVLARVGDKVQWPLAKDVAAVKLDQSHYFFTLQVPQKQAENGFEVLNYGLTVAAKGQERVLKELDGVLEKYSFLSKEKVKGVSGWEVLDGSVSTETSPEELKSEEKREVIEERSGAYWTTLAPNVEDYSGSFARWIAAGSGHVIRGILWAGDVTVERLKWGNDFMKKRLEPGSHSQMSPQALENMKRVKKLTKMSEKVATGVLSGVVKVSGFFTSSVVNSKPGKKFFSLLPGEIVLATMDGFNKVLDAVEVAGRNVMSTSSSVTTELVSHKYGEQAAQVANEGLDAAGHAIGTAWAVFKLRKALNPKSVIKPTTLAKAAAEANSAKLKAKK, encoded by the exons ATGTTTCAACAAAATTCATTCTACCCACAAGTTGATTTGACAAATCCAGAAGCTGCTTCTCCCTTTTCCCACCATTCAtcgtcatcttcttcttccatttatCCTACAGTAGAAACAGAAAATCTCATTGCGGAAGAGCCAAACGCGACACAAGCCATGGAAAACGTTCTCGTCACGGTTCCGGGTGCGATTCTGCATCTCATAGAAAAGGATTCAAGCGTGCACCTCGCTTCAGGGGATCTCACCATATCCAGCCTCGGAGAAGGGGACAAAGTGGTGGCTGTTCTCGCTCGCGTCGGAGACAAGGTTCAGTGGCCGTTGGCCAAGGACGTGGCGGCGGTGAAGCTGGACCAGTCGCACTACTTCTTCACGCTGCAAGTTCCACAGAAACAGGCGGAGAACGGATTTGAGGTGTTGAATTATGGGTTGACGGTGGCGGCGAAGGGGCAAGAGAGGGTGCTGAAGGAACTGGACGGGGTTCTGGAGAAGTATAGCTTTCTGTCGAAGGAGAAAGTGAAGGGTGTGAGTGGATGGGAGGTGTTGGATGGTTCCGTGTCGACAGAGACATCACCCGAAGAATTAAAATCAGAGGAGAAGAGGGAAGTGATCGAGGAGCGTTCTGGTGCTTATTGGACAACGTTGGCACCAAACGTGGAGGATTACAGTGGGAGTTTTGCGAGGTGGATTGCTGCGGGGTCGGGGCATGTTATTAGGGGGATTTTGTGGGCTGGGGATGTTACTGTGGAGAGGTTGAAGTGGGGGAATGATTTCATGAAGAAGAGATTGGAGCCTGGTTCCCACTCCCAGATGAGTCCTCAGGCATTGGAGAATATGAAAAGGGTCAAGAAGTTGACCAAGATGTCAGAGAAAGTAGCCACTGGTGTCCTCTCTGGGGTTGTCAAGGTGTCTGGATTCTTCACAAGCTCTGTAGTCAACTCCAAACCTGGAAAGAAGTTCTTTAGTCTTCTTCCTGGAGAAATCGTCCTTGCTACCATGGATGGATTCA ATAAGGTGCTGGATGCTGTAGAAGTAGCTGGGAGGAATGttatgtccacttcgtcatccgTGACCACTGAACTCGTTTCACATAA GTATGGAGAGCAAGCGGCCCAGGTTGCTAATGAAGGTCTTGACGCCGCAGGGCATGCAATTGGGACAGCTTGGGCAGTGTTCAAACTTAGGAAGGCACTCAACCCTAAGAGTGTGATCAAGCCAACAACACTGGCCAAAGCTGCTGCTGAAGCAAATTCTGCCAAACTCAAGGCTAAGAAATGA
- the LOC108340699 gene encoding subtilisin-like protease SBT1.6 — protein sequence MGKPVLKLTLPQLAFSVLFLFIFFSSVCSDEASKTFIFRVDSQSKPSVFPTHYHWYTSEFTQQTHILHVYNTVFHGFSAFLTPQQVASISNHPSVLAVFEDRRRQLHTTRSPQFLGLRNQRGLWSESDYGSDVIIGVFDTGVWPEHRSFSDLNLGPIPRRWKGACETGARFSPKNCNRKLIGARFFSKGHEAGAASGPLNPINDTVEFRSPRDADGHGTHTASTAAGRYAFQANMSGYASGIAKGVAPKARLAVYKVCWKNSGCFDSDILAAFDIAVSDGVDVISISIGGGDGIASPYYLDPIAIGSYGAVSRGVFVSSSAGNDGPSGMTVTNLAPWLTTVGAGTIDRDFPAQVFLGDGRKLSGVSLYAGAALSGKMYQLVYPGKSGILGDSLCMENSLDPNLVKGKIVVCDRGSSPRVAKGLVVKKAGGVGMILANGISNGEGLVGDAHLLPACAVGANEGDAIKKYISTSANPTATLDFKGTILGIKPAPVIASFSARGPNGLNPQLLKPDLIAPGVNIIAAWTDAVGPTGLDSDTRRTEFNILSGTSMACPHVSGAAALLKSAHPDWSPAAIRSAMMTTATVFDNRNRIMTDEATGNSSTPYDFGAGHLNLGRALDPGLVYDITNNDYVNFLCGIGYGPKVIQVITRTPASCPVRKPSPENLNYPSFVAMFPVSSKGVASKTFIRTVTNVGSANAVYRVSVEAPASGVTVTVKPSRLVFSEAVKKRSYVVTVAGDTRNLKMGQSGAVFGSLTWTDGKHVVRSPIVVTQIDPL from the coding sequence ATGGGCAAGCCAGTTTTGAAATTGACTCTTCCCCAATTAGCTTTCTCCGTCCTTTTcttgttcattttcttttcctctgtTTGCTCCGATGAAGCTTCCAAAACCTTCATCTTCCGTGTCGACTCGCAGTCCAAGCCATCAGTGTTTCCCACTCACTACCACTGGTATACCTCCGAGTTCACCCAACAAACTCACATCCTCCACGTATACAACACCGTTTTCCACGGCTTCTCCGCCTTTCTCACGCCCCAACAGGTAGCCTCCATAAGCAACCACCCTTCCGTCCTCGCTGTCTTCGAAGACCGTCGCCGCCAGCTCCACACCACACGCTCCCCGCAGTTCCTCGGCCTCCGCAACCAGCGAGGCCTCTGGTCCGAATCCGACTATGGCTCTGATGTCATCATCGGAGTCTTTGATACCGGCGTCTGGCCTGAGCACCGCAGCTTTTCTGATTTGAACCTCGGCCCAATTCCCCGTCGCTGGAAAGGCGCGTGCGAAACCGGCGCCAGGTTCTCTCCCAAAAACTGCAACCGTAAGCTCATCGGTGCCAGATTCTTCTCCAAGGGTCACGAAGCTGGCGCGGCTTCCGGTCCTCTCAATCCAATCAACGACACCGTTGAATTTCGTTCCCCTCGCGACGCTGATGGCCATGGCACGCACACCGCTTCCACCGCTGCGGGCCGCTACGCCTTCCAAGCTAACATGTCCGGGTACGCTTCGGGAATCGCGAAGGGAGTGGCCCCGAAAGCGCGATTGGCTGTCTACAAAGTTTGCTGGAAAAACTCTGGCTGCTTCGATTCTGACATCCTCGCTGCATTCGACATCGCTGTCAGCGACGGCGTCGATGTCATTTCGATATCCATTGGCGGTGGTGACGGTATTGCCTCCCCTTATTACCTCGATCCTATCGCAATTGGGTCCTACGGTGCGGTTTCTAGAGGAGTGTTCGTGTCTTCTTCCGCCGGCAACGATGGGCCAAGCGGAATGACAGTGACCAACCTCGCTCCGTGGTTAACAACAGTGGGAGCGGGCACCATTGATCGTGACTTCCCGGCACAGGTGTTTTTAGGCGACGGGAGGAAGCTCTCGGGCGTGTCGCTCTACGCCGGAGCGGCGTTGAGTGGGAAAATGTATCAACTGGTTTACCCTGGGAAATCAGGGATTCTTGGGGATTCCCTCTGCATGGAGAATTCCTTGGATCCGAACCTGGTGAAGGGTAAGATAGTAGTATGCGACAGAGGAAGTAGCCCGAGGGTTGCGAAAGGGTTGGTGGTGAAGAAAGCCGGCGGCGTGGGAATGATTCTGGCGAACGGAATCTCCAACGGCGAAGGACTGGTGGGAGATGCTCATCTTCTTCCTGCATGTGCTGTTGGCGCCAACGAAGGAGATGCAATCAAGAAATACATCTCAACTTCGGCAAACCCAACGGCCACGCTTGATTTCAAAGGCACCATTCTTGGAATCAAACCGGCACCGGTCATTGCTTCTTTCTCGGCGAGAGGACCCAACGGTTTGAACCCTCAACTACTTAAACCCGATTTGATTGCTCCCGGTGTCAACATCATAGCGGCATGGACCGACGCTGTCGGCCCGACCGGTTTGGATTCGGATACGAGGAGAACGGAGTTCAACATCTTGTCTGGCACTTCCATGGCTTGCCCTCACGTGAGTGGCGCAGCAGCTTTGCTCAAATCCGCGCACCCTGATTGGAGCCCCGCCGCCATTAGGTCCGCCATGATGACCACCGCCACCGTCTTCGATAACCGCAACCGGATCATGACCGACGAAGCCACCGGGAACAGTTCCACTCCTTATGATTTCGGCGCTGGTCATCTTAACCTTGGACGAGCCTTGGATCCTGGGTTGGTCTATGACATCACCAACAATGATTATGTTAACTTCCTTTGTGGTATTGGTTACGGACCCAAGGTTATTCAGGTGATTACTCGCACACCGGCGAGTTGTCCGGTGAGAAAGCCGTCACCGGAGAATCTGAACTACCCTTCCTTTGTTGCCATGTTTCCGGTTTCGTCCAAGGGAGTGGCGTCCAAGACGTTCATTCGGACCGTGACCAACGTGGGGTCCGCGAACGCCGTTTATCGCGTGAGCGTGGAGGCCCCGGCGAGTGGTGTGACCGTGACGGTGAAGCCATCGCGGCTGGTGTTCTCGGAGGCGGTGAAGAAGCGGAGCTATGTGGTGACAGTGGCAGGGGATACCCGGAATCTAAAGATGGGTCAATCTGGGGCTGTTTTCGGGTCGCTGACGTGGACGGATGGGAAGCACGTGGTTCGGAGCCCCATTGTCGTTACTCAAATAGATCCGTTATAA